The region AggtgttttcagtttcttccTGTCCAGGTTTATCTCATATACACCACCTACGTGACACAAGCACAGAGAAGGAACAACTTTAGTATgccttcttttattttgtcatgacATTGAAAAATACAATTGACACAcaacttcaacaacaacaataataagatCTGACACTTACTTTCACCTTGGGATATGCTGACATCTTGATAGaacttctttctctctggttACATCAGAGGAGACATCATCAGTCAGCAGAGTTAAGCTGTAAACTAACAGGGGTCTCAGTTTGTTGAGTATTTCTcttacctgctgctgctgtggagtaCAGAGGACTCTGACTTCTTGGGCACACTTTACTGAGAGGATTTCTAACGTGACTCTGAAATCTGATCAGGCTCCTCAACATGGTGGCAGTTTGGTGAAGATTATTTAGAAGAAACCAGCAGAGAAGAGAGCAAACAAGCTAGGCTACCTCTTTGTGACTGCAGTTCGTTAGTTAACTACACGCAACATTGTTATACTACGGTTGTTTTCCGTGTTAGCATCAGCTCTTGTTCATCCTGTCCTTGCTAACTGTGCTAAGTCGCTATTTCCTTCCACACATGTCTTCTCCAGCTTTCACGACAAGCTCCTACGTTCAAAAGCATGCGTCTGACCTTCTGCGCTAGCTTGACAGATGGAGTTAAACACAGTTAACAGTCGGGAAGTGTAGTTTTTAATTGCATCTACGTGGTGTCACACGACGAGCAAAAAAACTACACTCGCGTCCTCCCATGGCGACTTCCGCCAATGTAACCAATGAGCGTTAAGAATCTTTGCGAGGTCTCTTCAATTGGCCAATGAGAGGGGTGGATGCTGCTTCTACGTCGGCGCAACGAAGTCCCCTCACTTTTTTTGGGAGCTTGGTGCCTAGTGAACTAAGCTCCGGAGGAATAAGTCGGGGTCTGAGTGTTGGTGGGCTTCACCGCTCCTCCTCCCCGCTGACAGAGCCCATCGCCCGGACGGCCAGTGACCGCGGTCGGCGCCCCCAGCCAACGAAGCGGGAGCCATGCCCGTCCCCGCCGGATACCTCGGCGAATGCCCCGCCGCGGCCTTCGCATCCTCGGCCTCGCTTGTCCCGCCGCCGCCGATAAACACCCGGCAGCCCGGCGTCGTCACCTCGCTGCTGTACAGCGGCTCCAGGTTTCGGGGCCACCAGAAGAGCAAAGGGAACTCGTACGACGTGGAGGTCGTGTTACAGGTGCGGCTGCTGGGGGGGGCGGACATGTTCATGATGCGGGCGAGCTGTCAGGGCGATGTGGCGATCTGTCAAACGGGCGGTGTGCTGACTGACAGCTAGGAAATCAATGGGGGCCTGTCGTCGATCAACCCGCCAAGCTAACTGTGACTGTAGCCACAACCAGCAGCCCTGTTTACCCATTAATAGACATTGAATTCATTGTTATTACAAGTATTTAATTCATTGTTATTATAAGTAAACACCTCCCTGCTGAGGGCTAATGTGGTATTGCTGCACCACGTAGCAAGACTCATGCAACATGCATGTCTatggttgttttgtgtgataGGATATAAATAGCAAGTGAATATTTTATCCCATAAACACGTCGTTCCTGCTTCTTGGCTGAACATCATGATGCAGATGTGTAGTAacactgttgtttgttgtgttttctttctaagcATGTCACCATGGAAGATTCCTACTTGTGTGGCTACCTGAAGATAAAGGGACTGACCGAGGTGAGAGGACTCGTTCTCTTTATTATTCAGCCACaaacatgatattttaaaagCTGTGTCTGGCCACTGGCTCGTGGTGTCCCCCTTTTTTTCAGCAGACTGGTACAATCTAGCTCCACTCGGTCCTGCTCAGTATTGTGCAGTTTACATTGTACTCAGAGGACATCACGTTGGACTCCACAGCAGATCCGAGCACGTTAAAGCTGCCTCACAACCTGGGTGTCTGCTGGTCAACTCACAATGCACCTGATGGCGTGTTCTTATAGTCCCTGCACAGTTAATGATGACTGTCTCCTTTCCTCTTGTTCTCTTTTGTTCGTTCAAAATTCCCCGACCATTAGACTGCCAGATGTTgtgtttaaaaatcaaattgGCTCACCCTCTCGAATGTGTTAGCTTTACTCGTTTGCTGTACGAGCTAATGCACACACAATGAGGATGGGACAACTTccataagtcctgctctcaaactggaATACCACTCACTTGAATATAGATTAGGAAAATGCCttatatcataaaaaaaaaaaactctttgctGTGAAGCAAAGAATTGTTTTTTCATTGCACTGTGACGCCACCATGTAAAAACATAACTCTAATCAGtgtgaataaaatgatttatgtaCTGTTGTGTTAACGCTCACAGGAATACCCGACTCTGACCACGTTCTTTGCTGGAGAGATCATCAGCAGGAAGCGGCCATTTCTCACCCGGAAATGGGATGCAGATGAAGATGTGGATCGTAAGCATTGGGTAAGGCAAAAACTGAATTTATAATCTCTGCAGTGCTCCACACATGCTGTTTTCTAATCAATAGTCATTTTGTGTGAAGGGCAAGTTCCAGGCCTTCTACCAGTATGCAAAGACATTCAACTCAGACGATTTTAACTATGAGGATCTAACGAACTCGGACTATATTTTCATGAGGTGGAAGGTAAGGTGCTGCCTAATTTAGAGCTTGACCACATGTTCAAGTAAGTGACCcctgacctgcagctgctgctgttcctcACCCTGTGCATCTCCTCAGGAGCAGTTCCTGGTCCCAGACCATACAATCAAAGACATCAGCGGCGCTTCCTTTGCTGGGTTCTACTACATCTGCTTCCAGAAATCCACAGCAACGATCGAGGGCTACTACTACCACAGGAGCTCTGAATGGTAACACAGCACAACACTGGTCACTGTGAGGTGAAGTTGATTTTAgtgaaggaaaaggaaaagtttCTGGATTAAATTCCAGTTGTTGATGGACAAGGTTTCCTGTGGATTCTGTCTGTGAAGACTTTGCGGAAAATATTAACCAAATTTACCAACCTGAGCAAGATTAGGTCAGTTAGAGGTTATAAAACTATCTGATACATTTTCGGttaattgcccagccctacGATTGACTGCTGCTATAAACCACTTCTAGCATTATAATattttgttttgggttttgtATTTGTCAGACTTGACCAGAGTCAAATGATTCCATTCGTTGAAACTTTTTGAGACAAATGAAAACCTTTATTAATCATCTTAAAGTTCAAAGATTTTTTCACAACAACTGAAGACTGAAGTATTTCTTTATAGGTTGGAATTAGTGTCTTACAACTTTACTTATTGAAGTTCTAACTATAAAAGCCCAGCGTTTCGCTCTtatgtgaagaagaagaagcaaaatGTCTCATTTGCATTTGTCATAATTTTAATAAAGCTGAACACACATGAAAGCCATATAACAGGCAAATAACTGAATGTTAACTCTAGGATGTTTTCATCTACATGTTATCTAGTCTGCCCTTATTTTTTTCTAACATATACCATGTTGTTGCACTGCAGGTACCAGTCTCTAAACCTCACCCATGTTCCAGAGCACAGTGCAGCCATCTATGAGTTCCGGTGACCCAGGCATCGTGgatctttgattttttttttttttattggacgGACAAAGACTTGCGGCTAAAGCAGAGTTCTGCAGATGCTACTGAGGAGGACAAAAGAGAACAACCACGGTTGAGAACGTGAGCTTTGGTGAAGTGCTCGTATGTTCTCACTAAACGGATAGACAGCTGACTGATGGGTGGGACAAATGAATGTATGCACAGAGGAGACGAGAAGGAAGAGCCAGTTCTGCTCCCTGCCCGGAGCTTGTGACGTCAGAACCAGCAGCAGAGACTGGGTGTGGGTCATATCAAATACCCATTTTatcatgtgttttaatgtctgGTTTAAAAAGACGCTTTGCAAAGCATCTCGAGACACTTTATAAGCTGAGTTGGGAATGTCCCCCTCTTGTTGTTGCAACTACAAATGTTTCCAGCTTTCATTCAGCAGATGCAGAACGAGCTACATAAACACGTTTGACGACAGCAGGACAAGGATTCCTCTGAGAAGTTCGCTTTTACAAACACAAGCCCTCAAGAAATACAATCATGTCAATTTTGCTTTTCATGGTTGGAGCTCTTCCGGGTTGAGGATCGGAGCTTTAATTGACCCATAAGCTACAGTATAacaacagtatttttttttaacgcTAAGCTGGTATTAGTTTGCCTGCCAAGAGTATGGACGCAGCGTGGCACCTTTTTAAAGGCTGAAGTGTTAGTGATACACAAAACAAGCTTTTCCCCTGTGTCAAACTTTCTTGGGAGATTATTATCTCATGTGATTGCTGTGGATCTGAATCTATTGAGAATTTGCACAAAGATGGAGTACGCGATACTAACGCTTGCAGTCGGAATTTTACATTCGCACACCTCAGTACACAAGCTCCGAGCGTCACGGTGGCATGTCAAGCTTTTTTGACTGGTTTTTAAGGGTATGGAGCCAAAAGAACTACAAAGAAGTATTCAGAaagaaagtattttattttaccttgCACTCTGCATTAAACAGAGCTTTTTGCTCCCTAtgtgtcattttaaattaaGAACCCCCCCCACTATCCCTACATTTACACGTCTCCTCGACTATGCAACACTGTCAACATAGCACTCTCCAAACATCAAACCTTCAGTTTTCAGAGACAAAAAATTTATTCTATCGTGAAAGAGTATATGaaaaattcaaaaaaagaaTCTATCTTCATTAAAAGAGGTATTTTTGTTAAATTGCCTATGAAATCACTCTCCTCCCCCATCATGATCCCCTTCCATGTGATGGTGCCATCTTTTTAAACGTTTATCAGAGTTGTATTATAACAGGTCAGAAGTGTGTTTGAAGAAAAGCCTGGATTTTGATTGATGGTGTGACTGTAAAGAATCGATTgcagatttgaaaaaaaacaaatggtttcaGACTTTTCCGTGTGTCTTGAATGTCTGACTGATGCATTACATTCAATATATTTGAGCATTAATGTGGCGTTAGACAGGAACACAGTGGGCACTGAGATACAGAAGTTCTGGTGAAGAGAAAAACCCCTCGAGCAAAGTTGGGGCATGAAATGTATTCCATCCATTTACTATCTATATTGCTTATCCTTGTGGGGATTGATGGTGGAGCAAAGCATATCCCAGATGACATTAAGCGGGATGTGGGGTACACTCCATCACAGGGCAGATTAACCCACTATCAATACTCATATCAaccaatctgcatgttttaggactgtgggaggaaactggAATCTcaggagaaaacccacaggGACTCTGGAAGTACTTCACACATAAGGACCAAGGAACGATTTGAATTGGGAATGTTTTTGCTGTGAGACAACTGTGACAACCAGCACACAGAAATATATAGTGGTTGATATGCTTCACACAATGGTGCTTTGAGCTATGGAATGTCACTAGTTTTGCAGAAATTATACATGcgtaatacatttttttgacCCAATTATTATATTAGATTGAAAACTGGACTTACCAAAGTTATACAATTTTGTCCTGAGGGTGGCGTGAATGTGTGCTGCAGACTTCCAGGCGTTATATCCAACAGCTGCTGAGGCATTCCACTCCGAACCACAACTGTCCACCTCACGGTGGCACCAGAGGTAAAGTTGGGATCACCAGAGCCATTGTGTGCTAATCCACCCAGCAGCAGACATGTCCCTTCAGTGGCGCTGGAGGAAAAGTCAGGCTGCTTATCAGAGCAATATGGATATCTGCACTAACTTTAATGGCGGCGTGTGTATAATAGCTTTAATAGCTTGTATAAAAACTTTTTATAACGCCCAAGTCACTTCAAGCTAGAATAACAAGTGGGACAAAAAACATATTACATGATCATAAACCAGTTCTGTTACATATATGGAAtgctgacatttaaaacaaattccatgACGTTTATTGTGTGTTAAAATATATCTGTGTCAGCCGCAGGCCTGAAAAGTTACACAGCTCAAAACTGGAAATCATGTCACTAGCTTTGTGAAATAACTGTCTCCAAACAGAAGTGCAGgtgtcaaacaaacatttagataAAAACAACTTACCGTATGTCAATCATTTTCAATTGTGTGAGAAACTGAACGTAAACTGTTCTCAGACTGCTCTTTATCACCTTGCACTTGTATTCATATCAGATAAATAAAGGTACAAGGACATTTTCTGTAAACAATTTAAATATCCCTTCTCTGATATAATTTAGAGGAATATTTGTTACTGTATCACAATTATCTCCCCCCGAAAGACCCTGTATCATTATCTGTATCGCACCCAATTTCACTTGCTCGTAGATATCTCTACATATGgctgtttcttttcattaagatcTCTGCATTATAACTGAGAAGtaatttccacgaaacttggtggtgATGCAGTACGGGTGAGGAAAGAACTTATTACATTTTGGAGtgaatctggatcagggggctgatccaacattgtgagatggggcattttcaacatttttgttgatttctcagagaataactcATGGATCCCGATGGAAAGGGGTAAACATTGTGCAGCTAAAATTCAATACAACTGAATTAACTggggaccacttcttcaaatgtaaaaaaacaagtaacTTTGGAGTGAAGTGTtttctggactcaaacacttcaccgaCCCCGGGCatagtggtgaggagataatgagtactatccctttaagagaagtgtttttcttctgtccaGTCTAGACTTGTCAGACCAAACTGGGcttggttttatgtttttgaacTTGACTTAACTTTTAAAGGCTTGGTCAGAGGAGTGGTGAAATCTGGGAATAGTTAAAGCTGACTTGGCAGcgggatgtgtttttttaaaacaaacatttacagtgaGTGTCCACAGCCAGTTTTATTGCACCAAACTGAAGATGTGGCTTTACCAGCATCCTCTCTTGGCACCATGGCACTGATTTGAAGTGGGATAAGTGTGTTGTAAAAAGGTGTATCAGCCAAAAGTGTGCATAGTTATGACAGTTattaatcacatgaaaatatcCTTGTTTTTTAAACAGACAATTTTTTCCATGGTCTTCCTTCAAGGAAGGATGCTGATGCTTCCTTGTCAGAAATACATTGATGAGAAAAAGGCGTGTCTTATCATTTCTGAAATGCAACAATAGTTTTTATGATATGCAGACAGACAATCACTCAGTCAATAATCAGTCAATGGTTAATAGCCTTAACTACTGGAGTTTTGCAGGGGAATTTTTGCAAAGTTACCAGCGTTGCcacatttttctaaatatattgaacctttaaaacatttaacacgACCACTAACgtttttcattgctgtttttttgtctgtctcactTTTAGCAGGATAACTCAAAACCAACAGAACCCACTTCAATGAAATATTTTGGAGGTGTGGGTCTTGACACAAGGAAGAACCAATTACACTTCGGAGCTCAGCAGAATAAACAAGCACATCCATTTCCAGTTTCTTTAATATGGCGAAACGGGGCGTCAGACTTAGCTCTAAAGGCGCCCATCTACTTATCTGTCTGTTTCACTgtgcttttaaaataaagaaggaaAAGGTTGAATAACTATCAGGAAAGCAGGAGGACAACGCAGGAGTCAGGTGAAGGTAAATAACAAGAAACGGCCTTTACTACTGGCAAAATCAATATAAGTTAAACAAAAGGTACAAAAGCAAAGGATggtccaacaaaaacaaaaactcaacctgaaaagaaacacaagggAACAGGAAAAGGCTGAAAATCACGTGCGATAGAGACAAGCGAAACAAAATAATAAGGAAACAAGACGAACTGATCAAGACAAAGgaaagcacagagacttataaGAAGGCAGTGAAAACTGAACACCGGTGAATCACATTCGGAGAAGGTGCAGACATTCACGAGAGCggggaaacaggacaaaggcaggaaataaaTGAGCATAattataaaaatttaaaaaaacacaggaaaatgcTAAACTCagggaaaaacaaccaaacaccactcaaatccaaacacaagaaACATGCCAATAATCTAAAAGTGTCTAACAAAATCCAAAAGCTCTTCAGTAAAATAGAGCTTATGACAACAAACAATACATTCTTTAAACCCTGTTACTGCAAATGAGAATAAGAAGCCAGGCTGTAAACTATATGTGCATTGACAAGTTATCACATTCAGTATTCTAACATTTAAACTGACCCCAAACTCTCCCTGTGACATCAGCAGGACGTCagattttcttgtttattttctaaaatatcTCCACATCTTTTTAACAGGTTACCAGACTTCTGAATGACAGCTGTTAAATTTACAGACATTTTAGGACATGgctgtttgaaataaataaataatagattaGATTGGATTAGATTAGAGATTAAACCACTCAAGGAAGATGTTTGGCAAAAAAGTGTATGCACAATCAGACTCTTAGAGCAGAAGATAGCATTCCACAACaagttcacaaaataaaaaaaataaaacaatgtataTGACGTCCCTGGGAACCTTGCATCACACGAGCATATTTGGCATTGTGACTCACGATCCTCAAAGGGAGTACCAGTAAGGAAAGCAAATAAGTtgcacatgtctgtgtttgtgtatttactgACCACGCCAGCAATTTCCCGACATTGGCTAAAGATACTACGTGCTTTGTTAACCACGGCCTCCGTCCTCTTGTGATAAAAATTACTCACAGCAACTTCACAGAAGCTCTTATCCAACAACTCCGCCTCCTTCTGTGCATGATTATGATGACTGGATAAACCTTTGGTCACGTTTTCAATGAGGAAAAGCTCACTGGGAAAAACAAATCTATCTTTATGGCAGTGAGTAACAGTTTATAAAGTATGTATTAAATACAAGGAATCCCAGTTGTGTCTCACTAACATCTAATCTAATAtcatccatgttttttaaactaaaagCTGGTTCTGTTTTGGTATTCATTTTTATGAagtccatttttatttgttggtttgtttgtaattcAAAAACTATCAccatgaaacttagtggaagaatgtatgggtcagggaaaCATATGTGGTTTGCAGCCTACTGAGGACTAGtctaatgtatttatttagtcacatttttaaccacattttacacacttacaaaaatcagtttcctaaatgtacatgaaagtaaaaaaaaaaatctggatccactccaaaatataaaaggttcttccctgactacTCTAGCATCTTCCAGAGGTTTTAAATGTTCTACTACTAACAAACAAGTTATTAAAATCCATTAAAATGTCTGCACATTTCTTTTACCGTGCCTCCTGGAGAATAAGGCGGTTTTGGTAAGTGACTGTAAACTGTGCTTTATGTCACATTCTCATGTGTTTGgctggtgtttagtttgttttttcttgatcCACCACTCTCAGTTCCTCGTAATCTGAAAACCCAAGTTTGATTTGCTCTGATAAAGGaatacaaacacttccaaattaaataaaaggaaatagATATTTTTGCTTTCATTTCCAGTCAGGTAAACATTCTTATTTTAAACTGTGAATTTTCCATCATGGTGACATTCATATTCCCGTATGTGCCGTGGCAGGTAGAGGCAAATGACAGGTAC is a window of Paralichthys olivaceus isolate ysfri-2021 chromosome 21, ASM2471397v2, whole genome shotgun sequence DNA encoding:
- the LOC109627047 gene encoding glucose-induced degradation protein 4 homolog, which produces MPVPAGYLGECPAAAFASSASLVPPPPINTRQPGVVTSLLYSGSRFRGHQKSKGNSYDVEVVLQHVTMEDSYLCGYLKIKGLTEEYPTLTTFFAGEIISRKRPFLTRKWDADEDVDRKHWGKFQAFYQYAKTFNSDDFNYEDLTNSDYIFMRWKEQFLVPDHTIKDISGASFAGFYYICFQKSTATIEGYYYHRSSEWYQSLNLTHVPEHSAAIYEFR